One Buteo buteo chromosome 4, bButBut1.hap1.1, whole genome shotgun sequence DNA segment encodes these proteins:
- the SPAM1 gene encoding hyaluronidase PH-20, which produces METLRQIQNFGICVTCTYPIASGMVFATLLVSCCSSLNIRARPLVSNSPFLSIWNAPTELCTERTGVQLDMRFFSLIGSTLKTSIGQNITLFYPDRLGYYPYKNEVTGEAFNGGLPQLSLLENHLKKAKEDIQFYIPSDEQFGLAVIDWENWRPVWIRNWGSKDIYRQESIELVQQRDLSLSEAEARTIAKMEFEAAAKSIMLESLKLGIEMKPNRLWGYYLYPDCYNYDYKQNPHNYTGTCLDIEIERNNELNWLWEKSTALYPSVYLETALRSSRNAQLFVRNRVQEAIRISYVSNSTHPLPVFVYTRPVFTDVYEEYLSQDDLVNTIGESAALGASGIVIWGDMNLTQNKNTCRTLDNYLRRTLTPYLINVTMAARICSQVLCQDSGACARKKWNSSDYLHLNPENIVIQMTKDGKYTLQGQPAFQDLQTFIENFDCHCYAGHSCEPRADINDIHYLHACISEDICIQISSNSLSNTEASEEKILSNRTVFSFTSQSKVTLSTHPEIEDFQSTFRNNTLNTTTAEYNTVTAATRYDLEANDTRTFSSSSSCKTKMFNLFCLILILRTLT; this is translated from the exons ATGGAAACACtaagacaaatacaaaattttgGCATTTGTGTTACCTGTACATATCCTATAGCATCTGGTATGGTGTTTGCCACTCTTCTAGTTTCTTGCTGCTCATCTCTGAACATAAGAGCTCGTCCACTTGTTTCTAATTCACCTTTCCTTTCTATCTGGAATGCTCCTACAGAACTTTGTACTGAAAGGACTGGAGTGCAGCTGgatatgagatttttttctctcattggAAGCACACTGAAGACATCCATTGGGCAAAACATCACTCTTTTCTATCCAGACAGGCTTGGCTACTATCCTTACAAAAATGAAGTCACAGGAGAGGCGTTCAATGGAGGACTCCCTCAACTCTCACTGCTGgagaatcatttaaaaaaagccaaagaggACATCCAGTTCTATATTCCTTCAGATGAACAGTTTGGATTGGCTGTCATTGACTGGGAAAACTGGAGACCTGTGTGGATAAGGAACTGGGGATCAAAAGACATTTATAGACAGGAATCCATTGAACTTGTTCAGCAGAGAGACCTCAGTCTGTCAGAAGCCGAAGCCAGAACTATAGCTAAAATGGAATTTGAAGCTGCAGCTAAATCAATTATGTTGGAATCTTTAAAGCTGGGCATAGAAATGAAGCCAAATCGTCTGTGGGGATATTACCTTTATCCAGACTGTTATAACTATGattacaaacaaaacccacataaTTATACAGGAACCTGTTTAGATattgaaatagaaagaaataatgagCTTAATTGGTTGTGGGAGAAAAGCACAGCACTTTATCCATCTGTCTATCTAGAGACAGCCTTAAGATCTTCCAGAAATGCCCAGCTCTTTGTTCGCAACAGAGTTCAAGAAGCCATTAGAATTTCATATGTCTCTAATTCTACTCATCCCCTTCCAGTTTTTGTATATACACGTCCAGTATTCACAGATGTGTATGAGGAATATCTCTCCCAG GATGACCTGGTAAATACCATTGGAGAATCTGCTGCACTGGGTGCTTCTGGAATTGTGATCTGGGGTGATATGAATTTAACACAAAATAAG AACACCTGTAGAACTCTGGACAACTACCTTAGGAGGACTTTGACCCCATACCTCATCAATGTCACAATGGCAGCCAGAATCTGTAGCCAAGTGTTATGCCAAGACTCTGGTGCTTGCGCACGGAAAAAATGGAATTCCAGTGACTATCTTCACTTGAACCCTGAGAATATTGTCATTCAAATGACAAAGGATGGAAAATACACTCTACAAGGGCAACCAGCATTTCAGGATCTGCAAACGTTCATAGAGAATTTTGATTGCCACTGTTATGCAGGGCACAGTTGTGAACCTAGAGCTGATATAAATGACATCCATTACCTCCATGCTTGCATTTCAGAAGATATTTGCATTCAGATATCCTCAAATTCACTTTCTAATACAGAAGCATCTGAAGAAAAGATCCTGTCTAACagaactgtattttcatttaccTCTCAGAGTAAGGTGACATTATCTACACATCCTGAAATAGAAGATTTCCAATCTACCTTTAGAAATAATACACTCAATACAACAACTGCAGAATATAACACTGTCACAGCTGCCACTAGGTATGATTTAGAAGCAAATGATACTCGTACTTTCAGTAGTTCTTCATCCTGTAAGACAAAGAtgtttaatctgttttgtttaattctAATTTTGAGAACTCTAACATAA